From the Theobroma cacao cultivar B97-61/B2 chromosome 2, Criollo_cocoa_genome_V2, whole genome shotgun sequence genome, one window contains:
- the LOC18607026 gene encoding UDP-N-acetylglucosamine diphosphorylase 2 yields MREPAMVEGIDSNAAAPGALPPPTSPPQALLERLKDYGQEDAFALWDELSPEERHLLVKDIESLDLLRIDRIIRCSLRSQALPVAAIEPVPESCVSSVEERTMEERERWWKMGLKAISEGKLAVLLLSGGQGTRLGSSDPKGCINIGLPSGKSLFQLQAERILCVQRLAAQAMNEGSTGSVTIHWYIMTSPFTDDATRKFFESHKYFGLEADQVTFFQQGTIPCISKDGRYIMETPFKVAKSPDGNGGVYSALKSSRLLEDMATRGVKYIDCYGVDNALVRVADPTFLGYFIDKGVAAAAKVVRKAYPQEKVGVFVRRGKGGPLTVVEYSELDASLASAINQQTGRLRFCWSNVCLHMFTLDFLNQVANGLEKDSIYHLAEKKIPSIHGYTMGLKLEQFIFDAFPYAPSTALFEVLREEEFAPVKNANGSNYDTPDSARLLVLRLHTRWVVAAGGFLTHSVPLYATGVEVSPLCSYAGENLESICRGRTFHAPCEIAF; encoded by the exons ATGAGGGAACCGGCGATGGTGGAGGGGATAGACAGCAACGCTGCAGCACCTGGAGCGCTGCCTCCGCCGACTTCACCCCCGCAAGCATTGCTCGAGAGGCTGAAAGATTACGGCCAGGAAGATGCTTTCGCGCTTTGGGACGAACTCTCCCCTGAAGAGCGTCACCTCCTCGTCAAGGATATCGAG AGTTTGGATCTTTTGAGAATAGATCGGATCATTCGCTGCTCTCTTCGATCCCAAG CACTGCCGGTAGCAGCAATAGAGCCAGTGCCCGAGAGTTGCGTGTCCTCGGTAGAGGAGAGAACAATGGAGGAGAGGGAAAGGTGGTGGAAGATGGGATTGAAGGCTATATCAGAAGGCAAATTGGCTGTTTTGCTTCTATCTGGTGGCCAG GGAACTCGGCTTGGAAGTTCAGATCCCAAGGGATGTATCA ATATTGGACTTCCTTCCGGGAAGTCACTTTTTCAACTGCAAGCTGAGAGGATTTTATGTGTTCAAAGACTAGCTGCACAAGCTATGAATGAGG GTTCAACAGGTTCAGTGACAATACACTGGTACATAATGACTAGTCCTTTTACTGATGATGCAACACGCAAATTCTTTGAGAGTCATAAATACTTTGGTCTTGAAGCAGATCAA GTTACTTTCTTCCAGCAAGGCACCATACCTTGTATCTCAAAGGATGGTAGATATATCATGGAGACTCCATTCAAG GTAGCTAAGTCTCCAGATGGGAATGGAGGAGTGTATTCag CTCTGAAATCTTCAAGATTGTTAGAGGATATGGCCACAAGAGGGGTTAAATATATAGATTGCTACGGTGTTGACAATGCTTTG GTTCGTGTAGCTGATCCAACTTTCTTGGGATATTTCATTGATAAAGGGGTAGCTGCAGCCGCAAAAGTTGTCCGAAAG GCGTATCCCCAGGAAAAGGTTGGTGTTTTTGTAAGGCGAGGTAAAGGTGGACCACTTACTGTGGTTGAATACAGTGAATTAGATGCTTCACTGGCTTCTGCAATCAATCAGCAAACCGGACGTCTTCGTTTTTGCTGGAGCAAT GTGTGCTTACACATGTTTACTTTGGATTTCCTAAACCAAGTGGCAAATGGCCTTGAGAAAGACAGCAT TTACCATCTTGCAGAGAAAAAAATTCCTTCCATTCATGGTTATACTATGGGTTTGAAACTAGAGCAGTTCATATTTGATGCATTTCCATATGCTCCTTCAACTGCTCTGTTTGAG GTATTACGAGAGGAAGAGTTTGCACCAGTGAAAAATGCCAATGGTTCAAACTATGACACTCCAGACAGTGCGAGGCTACTGGTTCTGCGACTGCACACTCGTTGGGTAGTTGCTGCAGGTGGCTTCTTAACACATTCAGTGCCGTTATATGCGACtg GTGTGGAGGTATCACCACTTTGTTCTTACGCCGGAGAAAACCTAGAATCCATATGCCGTGGAAGAACATTTCATGCACCTTGTGAAATCGCATTTTAG
- the LOC18607027 gene encoding urease accessory protein D isoform X1, with amino-acid sequence MGSSNGKGRSSWWRMEKEMEKGKVVVEKVRGKSTVTRSFSKYPLKFIIPRKLMIPQVGPSETDAVWIYSVTYGGGIVSGDSISVEFTIGDGCTAVLTTQASTKVYKSLGSKCSEQVLEARIGSGALFAVIPDPVTCFSTARYSQKQVFRVASDSSLVIVDWFTSGRHESGEKWDFELYRSTNHIFSEGNQPVFLDTVLLEQSSPANIAERMHGYQVIAMVIIYGPKLKLVQDQVQENVKRMMSQQLHIPSTSLGHHAKTNSDNCLTRPAFIASCSVFGPKGIGVVVRIASTTTESVYRFLQHQLAGMEPLVGVPPYH; translated from the exons ATGGGAAGTAGTAATGGGAAGGGTAGAAGCAGTTGGTGGAGGATggagaaagaaatggaaaaggGAAAGGTAGTAGTGGAGAAGGTGAGAGGAAAGTCAACAGTGACAAGAAGCTTCTCAAAGTATCCCCTAAAGTTCATTATCCCAAGAAag CTGATGATTCCTCAGGTGGGTCCTTCCGAAACCGATGCTGTCTGGATTTACAGCGTCACTTATGGCGGTGGCATTGTCTCC GGAGATTCTATTTCAGTTGAATTTACAATTGGAGATGGCTGCACTGCTGTCCTTACTACCCAAGCCTCTACAAAG GTCTACAAGTCTTTGGGCTCTAAGTGTTCTGAGCAAGTCTTAGAG GCAAGAATTGGGAGTGGTGCTCTATTTGCAGTCATTCCAGATCCGGTCACATGTTTTTCCACTGCAAGATATTCTCAGAAACAGGTCTTTAGAGTGGCTTCCGACTCAAGTTTGGTCATTGTCGATTGGTTTACCAGTGGTCGTCATGAAAGTGGGGAAAAATGGGATTTTGAACTTTATAGGAGCACCAACCATATATTCTCTGAAGGCAATCAACCTGTATTTCTTGACACC GTATTGCTAGAACAATCTAGCCCTGCCAATATAGCAGAACGCATGCACGGCTACCAAGTCATTGCAATGGTCATAATCTATGG CCCAAAGCTGAAGCTTGTTCAAGATCAAGTtcaagaaaatgtgaagaggATGATGTCTCAGCAATTACACATTCCTTCCACTAGCTTGGGGCACCATGCTAAAACAAACTCAGATAATTGTTTGACCAGGCCAGCTTTTATTGCTTCTTGCAGTGTCTTTGGTCCAAAG GGAATTGGTGTAGTCGTTCGAATAGCTTCTACAACAACGGAGTCAGTATATAGGTTCCTGCAGCATCAATTGGCTGGGATGGAGCCCCTGGTCGGTGTACCACCCTATCATTGA
- the LOC18607027 gene encoding urease accessory protein D isoform X2 encodes MGSSNGKGRSSWWRMEKEMEKGKVVVEKVRGKSTVTRSFSKYPLKFIIPRKVGPSETDAVWIYSVTYGGGIVSGDSISVEFTIGDGCTAVLTTQASTKVYKSLGSKCSEQVLEARIGSGALFAVIPDPVTCFSTARYSQKQVFRVASDSSLVIVDWFTSGRHESGEKWDFELYRSTNHIFSEGNQPVFLDTVLLEQSSPANIAERMHGYQVIAMVIIYGPKLKLVQDQVQENVKRMMSQQLHIPSTSLGHHAKTNSDNCLTRPAFIASCSVFGPKGIGVVVRIASTTTESVYRFLQHQLAGMEPLVGVPPYH; translated from the exons ATGGGAAGTAGTAATGGGAAGGGTAGAAGCAGTTGGTGGAGGATggagaaagaaatggaaaaggGAAAGGTAGTAGTGGAGAAGGTGAGAGGAAAGTCAACAGTGACAAGAAGCTTCTCAAAGTATCCCCTAAAGTTCATTATCCCAAGAAag GTGGGTCCTTCCGAAACCGATGCTGTCTGGATTTACAGCGTCACTTATGGCGGTGGCATTGTCTCC GGAGATTCTATTTCAGTTGAATTTACAATTGGAGATGGCTGCACTGCTGTCCTTACTACCCAAGCCTCTACAAAG GTCTACAAGTCTTTGGGCTCTAAGTGTTCTGAGCAAGTCTTAGAG GCAAGAATTGGGAGTGGTGCTCTATTTGCAGTCATTCCAGATCCGGTCACATGTTTTTCCACTGCAAGATATTCTCAGAAACAGGTCTTTAGAGTGGCTTCCGACTCAAGTTTGGTCATTGTCGATTGGTTTACCAGTGGTCGTCATGAAAGTGGGGAAAAATGGGATTTTGAACTTTATAGGAGCACCAACCATATATTCTCTGAAGGCAATCAACCTGTATTTCTTGACACC GTATTGCTAGAACAATCTAGCCCTGCCAATATAGCAGAACGCATGCACGGCTACCAAGTCATTGCAATGGTCATAATCTATGG CCCAAAGCTGAAGCTTGTTCAAGATCAAGTtcaagaaaatgtgaagaggATGATGTCTCAGCAATTACACATTCCTTCCACTAGCTTGGGGCACCATGCTAAAACAAACTCAGATAATTGTTTGACCAGGCCAGCTTTTATTGCTTCTTGCAGTGTCTTTGGTCCAAAG GGAATTGGTGTAGTCGTTCGAATAGCTTCTACAACAACGGAGTCAGTATATAGGTTCCTGCAGCATCAATTGGCTGGGATGGAGCCCCTGGTCGGTGTACCACCCTATCATTGA
- the LOC18607027 gene encoding urease accessory protein D isoform X3, with translation MGSSNGKGRSSWWRMEKEMEKGKVVVEKVRGKSTVTRSFSKYPLKFIIPRKLMIPQGDSISVEFTIGDGCTAVLTTQASTKVYKSLGSKCSEQVLEARIGSGALFAVIPDPVTCFSTARYSQKQVFRVASDSSLVIVDWFTSGRHESGEKWDFELYRSTNHIFSEGNQPVFLDTVLLEQSSPANIAERMHGYQVIAMVIIYGPKLKLVQDQVQENVKRMMSQQLHIPSTSLGHHAKTNSDNCLTRPAFIASCSVFGPKGIGVVVRIASTTTESVYRFLQHQLAGMEPLVGVPPYH, from the exons ATGGGAAGTAGTAATGGGAAGGGTAGAAGCAGTTGGTGGAGGATggagaaagaaatggaaaaggGAAAGGTAGTAGTGGAGAAGGTGAGAGGAAAGTCAACAGTGACAAGAAGCTTCTCAAAGTATCCCCTAAAGTTCATTATCCCAAGAAag CTGATGATTCCTCAG GGAGATTCTATTTCAGTTGAATTTACAATTGGAGATGGCTGCACTGCTGTCCTTACTACCCAAGCCTCTACAAAG GTCTACAAGTCTTTGGGCTCTAAGTGTTCTGAGCAAGTCTTAGAG GCAAGAATTGGGAGTGGTGCTCTATTTGCAGTCATTCCAGATCCGGTCACATGTTTTTCCACTGCAAGATATTCTCAGAAACAGGTCTTTAGAGTGGCTTCCGACTCAAGTTTGGTCATTGTCGATTGGTTTACCAGTGGTCGTCATGAAAGTGGGGAAAAATGGGATTTTGAACTTTATAGGAGCACCAACCATATATTCTCTGAAGGCAATCAACCTGTATTTCTTGACACC GTATTGCTAGAACAATCTAGCCCTGCCAATATAGCAGAACGCATGCACGGCTACCAAGTCATTGCAATGGTCATAATCTATGG CCCAAAGCTGAAGCTTGTTCAAGATCAAGTtcaagaaaatgtgaagaggATGATGTCTCAGCAATTACACATTCCTTCCACTAGCTTGGGGCACCATGCTAAAACAAACTCAGATAATTGTTTGACCAGGCCAGCTTTTATTGCTTCTTGCAGTGTCTTTGGTCCAAAG GGAATTGGTGTAGTCGTTCGAATAGCTTCTACAACAACGGAGTCAGTATATAGGTTCCTGCAGCATCAATTGGCTGGGATGGAGCCCCTGGTCGGTGTACCACCCTATCATTGA
- the LOC18607028 gene encoding 50S ribosomal protein L7/L12, producing the protein MSLVLRLRHHLHSGFFCRKPFESQIVTLNAFSSNRLSRNFSQPAKQEQEDEEEEVEIDQRRLPADYDPSNFDPTEHRSPPTERVWRLVDEISGLTLSEIAELGSIIMKKRGMTEPPTVGVMKAGAAAGLAGMAKKAAGGGAAAKEEKKAEKTVFELKLESYEAASKIKIIKEVRSFTDLGLKEAKDLVEKTPAVLKKGVSKEEGEQLIEKMKALGAKVVLE; encoded by the coding sequence ATGAGCTTGGTTTTAAGATTAAGGCATCATTTACATAGTGGATTTTTTTGCAGAAAACCCTTTGAGTCTCAGATTGTAACTCTCAATGCTTTCAGCTCAAACAGATTATCTCGAAATTTTAGTCAACCTGCAAAGCAAGAACAGGAAGACGAGGAAGAAGAAGTTGAGATTGATCAGAGGAGACTCCCAGCAGACTATGACCCTTCTAATTTCGATCCCACCGAACACCGTAGTCCTCCGACGGAGCGTGTTTGGAGACTCGTTGATGAAATCTCTGGCCTTACTTTGTCTGAAATTGCCGAGTTGGGGTCTATTATAATGAAGAAGCGTGGAATGACTGAGCCGCCAACTGTGGGAGTTATGAAGGCTGGTGCTGCTGCTGGCTTGGCTGGAATGGCAAAGAAGGCGGCAGGTGGCGGGGCCGCCGctaaggaagagaaaaaagcAGAGAAGactgtttttgaattgaaattagaGTCATATGAAGCTGCTtcaaagattaaaataataaaggagGTTAGGAGTTTTACTGATTTGGGTCTCAAGGAAGCTAAGGACTTGGTTGAGAAGACGCCCGCTGTCTTGAAAAAGGGAGTCTCAAAGGAAGAAGGTGAACAATTAATTGAGAAGATGAAAGCTCTTGGTGCTAAAGTTGTTTTAGAATGA
- the LOC18607029 gene encoding bifunctional purine biosynthesis protein PurH gives MFGAAASSSTTAATTAANAAHAANTLNTARCAFQRNTFISPSPSSSYHSIVCGRFRFLSLRSSNAVSTKAMADSQTLAVPKHDPQSSAPGNKQALISLSDKKDLAFLGNGLQELGYTIVSTGGTASALENSGVSVTKVEQLTCFPEMLDGRVKTLHPNIHGGILARRDQKHHMEALNEHGIGTFDVVVVNLYPFYDKVTSTGGIEFDDGIENIDIGGPAMIRAAAKNHKDVLVVVDSQDYPALLEYLKGSQVDQQFRRKLAWKAFEHVASYDSAVSEWLWKQTVGDKFPPNLTVPLSLKSSLRYGENPHQKAAFYIDKSLSEVNAGGIATAIQHHGKEMSYNNYLDADAAWNCVSEFRNPTCVVVKHTNPCGVASRDDILEAYRLAVKADPVSAFGGIVAFNIEVDEALAKEIREFRSPTDGETRMFYEIVVAPKYTEKGLEILRGKSKTLRILEAKKNEKGKLSLRQVGGGWLAQDSDDLTPQDIQFNIVSEKKPQDSELRDAEFAWLCVKHVKSNAIVVAKDNRMLGMGSGQPNRLESLRIALRKAGDEVKGAALASDAFFPFAWKDAVEEACESGIGVIAEPGGSIRDGDAVDCCNKYGVSLVFTNVRHFRH, from the exons atgtTTGGGGCAgctgcttcttcttctactACTGCCGCCACCACCGCCGCTAACGCTGCCCACGCGGCGAACACTCTCAACACCGCTCGCTGCGCCTTCCAAAGGAATACTTTCATTTCTCcctctccttcttcttcttatcaCTCGATTGTCTGCGGTCGCTTTCGTTTTCTCTCGCTACGCTCCAGCAACGCTGTTTCAACCAAAGCCATGGCTGACTCTCAAACCCTCGCTGTTCCAAAACACGACCCTCAGTCCTCTGCCCCTG GCAATAAGCAAGCGTTGATATCTTTGTCCGACAAGAAGGACCTGGCCTTTCTTGGCAATGGCCTTCAAGAATTAGG gTACACAATTGTTTCGACTGGAGGAACTGCATCTGCCTTGGAAAATTCTGGTGTCTCTGTAACCAAAGTGGAGCAGCTTACTTGTTTCCCTGAAATG CTTGATGGTCGTGTGAAAACGTTACATCCTAACATACATGGTGGTATTCTTGCTAGAAGAGACCAAAAACATCACATGGAAGCTCTTAATGAACATGGAATTG GTACATTTGATGTGGTGGTTGTGAACTTGTATCCCTTTTATGATAAAGTTACTTCCACCGGAGGAATTGAATTTGATGACGGCATAGAGAATATTGATATTGGTGGCCCTGCCATGATTAGAGCTGCTGCGAAG AATCACAAGGATGTCTTGGTTGTTGTTGATTCACAAGACTATCCTGCACTCCTTGAATACCTCAAAGGCAGTCAGGTTGATCAACAGTTCCGGAGAAAGCTTGCTTGGAAGGCTTTTGAGCATGTTGCTTCTTATGATTCTGCAGTTTCAGAGTGGCTCTGGAAACAAACTGTGGGAG ATAAATTCCCTCCCAACTTGACGGTTCCATTATCCCTCAAAAGTTCACTTCGATATGGTGAAAATCCTCATCAGAAGGCTGCATTTTACATTGACAAGAGTCTCTCTGAGGTCAATGCTGGTGGTATTGCAACAGCTATTCAACACCATGGGAAG GAAATGTCATATAATAACTATTTAGATGCTGATGCAGCATGGAACTGTGTGTCAGAGTTTAGGAACCCTACATGTGTGGTTGTAAAGCACACAAATCCCTGTGGGGTAGCTTCTCGTGATGATATCCTTGAGGCTTACAGGCTGGCTGTGAAAGCTGATCCAGTGAGTGCGTTTGGAGGAATTGTAGCCTTCAACATAGAAGTAGATGAG GCTCTTGCTAAGGAGATCCGAGAGTTCCGAAGCCCAACAGATGGTGAAACTCGGATGTTTTATGAGATTGTTGTGGCTCCCAAGTATACAGAGAAGGGGCTTGAGATCCTCCGTGGAAAATCAAAGACATTGAGGATCCTTGAGGcaaagaagaatgagaaaggAAAGCTCTCACTTCGACAAGTTGGTGGTGGTTGGTTAGCCCAGGATTCAGATGACTTGACCCCCCAAGATATCCAGTTCAATATAGTATCTGAGAAGAAGCCACAAGATAGTGAGCTTCGTGATGCAGAATTTGCATGGCTATGTGTTAAGCATGTCAAAAGCAATGCTATTGTAGTAGCAAAG GACAATCGTATGTTGGGTATGGGAAGCGGGCAGCCAAACCGTCTGGAGAGTTTGAGAATAGCTTTGAGGAAAGCAGGAGATGaggtcaaaggagctgcttTGGCTAGTGATGCATTCTTCCCATTTG CTTGGAAAGATGCAGTGGAAGAAGCTTGCGAAAGTGGTATTGGAGTCATTGCTGAGCCTGGTGGGAGCATTAGAGATGGGGATGCCGTGGACTGTTGTAACAAGTATGGAGTTTCATTAGTTTTCACCAATGTGAGGCACTTTAGGCATTGA